A genome region from Populus alba chromosome 5, ASM523922v2, whole genome shotgun sequence includes the following:
- the LOC118050447 gene encoding protein PHOSPHATE-INDUCED 1 gives MASFLSSHSLLQLALLISIIQFSSAARTFSVSDQSQDPLLFQYHNGPLLTGEVSINLIWYGNFKPSQRAIVSDFIASVPSRRPTTAQPSVATWWKATEKYYNLVKTKKTSPPLLSVGAQILDESYSLGKSLSSKQIVQLASKGGQKGAINVVLTSSDVAVEGFCSSKCGTHGSSSSAKTINGKRSKFAYIWVGNSETQCPGQCAWPFHQPIYGPQNPPLVAPNNDVGLDGMVINLASLLAGTATNPFENGYFQGPKEAPLEAASACPGVYGKGAYPGYAGDLLVDSATGASYNAHGVNGRKYVLPALFDPPTSTCSTLI, from the coding sequence ATGGCCTCCTTTCTTTCTTCACATTCTCTTCTTCAACTTGCTCTGTTAATCTCTATTATACAATTCAGCTCAGCAGCAAGGACCTTCTCCGTGTCAGATCAAAGCCAGGATCCCTTGTTATTTCAATACCACAATGGCCCTCTTCTCACCGGTGAAGTTTCTATCAACTTGATCTGGTATGGCAACTTTAAGCCATCTCAGCGTGCCATTGTCTCAGATTTTATTGCCTCTGTCCCTTCTAGAAGACCCACAACAGCCCAACCCTCTGTGGCCACGTGGTGGAAAGCCACTGAGAAATATTACAACCTTGTCAAGACGAAGAAAACCTCTCCTCCTCTCCTCTCCGTAGGAGCACAGATTTTAGACGAGAGCTATTCGTTGGGGAAATCGCTCTCCAGCAAGCAAATCGTGCAGCTAGCATCGAAGGGTGGTCAAAAGGGTGCAATCAATGTTGTTTTGACATCATCCGATGTTGCTGTTGAAGGGTTTTGCTCTAGTAAATGTGGTACTCATGGGTCCTCTTCGAGTGCTAAAACAATCAACGGTAAGAGATCTAAATTTGCTTACATTTGGGTCGGTAACTCTGAGACTCAATGCCCCGGCCAATGTGCGTGGCCATTCCACCAGCCAATCTATGGACCACAGAACCCTCCATTGGTTGCACCCAACAATGATGTGGGTCTTGATGGTATGGTGATCAATCTGGCTAGTCTTTTGGCTGGGACTGCAACAAACCCCTTTGAAAATGGCTATTTCCAGGGCCCGAAGGAGGCTCCTCTTGAGGCCGCGTCTGCCTGTCCTGGGGTCTATGGAAAGGGTGCGTATCCTGGTTATGCTGGGGATTTGTTAGTGGACTCTGCAACTGGTGCTAGCTATAATGCTCATGGTGTTAATGGAAGGAAATACGTGCTTCCAGCTTTATTTGACCCTCCAACTTCAACTTGTTCCACTTTAATTTGA